Within the Synechococcales cyanobacterium T60_A2020_003 genome, the region GTTCAACTGTCGGGTGCAGTTATTTGGGGATGAAGGGTGTAGGTCAGCAATTTTCCATCTCGCTCAACGGTCATCGTCATGGATTCCGGATAGCGATCGCCCACGGGGGAATGAATGAGTGAGCAACTTTGTTCGTCATCCAGATAGGTGTA harbors:
- a CDS encoding PDZ domain-containing protein, whose translation is PQEPIYRFQAIAHNHHLLITGLYSPSPAAQAGLQIGDRILTINDDSYTYLDDEQSCSLIHSPVGDRYPESMTMTVERDGKLLTYTLHPQITAPDS